A region of the Flintibacter sp. KGMB00164 genome:
AACCATCTTGTCGGTGGTGCCGGCCACAGCGGCCTCAACCGCGGCAGCGCCGGCCTGCCAGGCCTCGGTGACGTCGGTGCGGGAGGCAACGTGAGAGCCGCAGCGCTGCAGCAGGCTCAGCTCGATGCCGCGGACCTTGGCGCCGGTGGCGTTCTTCACGGTCTCAGCCAGCAGAGCAGCCAGGCCGCCCAGCTGAGCGTGACCGAAGCCGTCGGTGGCAGAGGTCTTGGCCTCGGAGACAAAGGTGCCGTCGGCGTAGTGGATGCCCTCGGAGACAGCCACCATGCACTTACCGGTCTTCTCGTAGATCGCCTTCACGTCGGCCAGGAACTTGTCCATGTCGAAGTCGGTCTCAGGCAGGTACACCAGGTCGGGGCCGCAGCCGGTGAGGGAGGCCAGGGCAGCGGAGCCGGCCAGCCAGCCAGCGTGACGGCCCATGATCTCCACCACGGTGATCATGCCGGTGTCGTACACGTGAGCGTCCTGCCACACCTCAGCGCAGGAGGTGGCGATATACTTGGCGGCAGAAGCGAAGCCGGGGCAGTGGTCGGTGCCGTTCAGATCGTTGTCGATGGTCTTGGGCACGCCCATGATGCGGCACTCATAGCCCACCTTCTGCATATACTTGGAGATCTTGTTGCAGGTGTCCATGGAGTCGTTGCCGCCATTGTAGAAGAAGTAGCGCACGTTGTACTTCTGGAAGATTTCCAGGATGCGCTTATAATCGGTGTCATCCACATCGGGATCAGCCAGCTTGTAGCGGCAGGAACCCAGAGCAGAAGAGGGGGTGTACTGCAGCAGGTCCAGCTCGGCGGGATCCTCCTGAGCCATGTCGTACAGCTTGTCGTCCAGCACGCCCTTGATGCCGTGGGCGGCGCCCAGCACGCGGGTGATGCAGTCCGCCTTCAAAGCGGTCTGGATAACACCCTGAGCGCTGGCGTTAATGACGGCAGTGGGGCCGCCAGACTGGCCAATGATGCAAGCACCGGTGAGTTGATTCATGTTTGCTTCCTCCTAAACAACTTTAATAGACTTCAAAAGAGTTTTAGCGGAAAATTCTCTACTAAATAATAACACGCACCCTTGTATTTTGCAATCGTTAATGGTACAATAAGGGCCGTAAAAAATATTAAGGAGATGGTCAATATGCCATTGGTCACCACTACCGAGATGTTTAAGAAGGCCTACGACGGCGGTTACGCTATCGGTGCTTTCAACGTTAACAACATGGAGATCGTCCAGGGTATCACTGAGGCTGCCAAAGAGGTTAACGCCCCCCTGATCCTCCAGGTCTCCAAGGGCGCCCGCGCCTATGCCAACCACACCTACCTGGTCAAGCTGGTTGAGGCTGCCATCATCGAGACTGGCCTGCCCATCTGTCTGCACCTGGACCACGGCGACAGCTTCGAGACTTGTAAGAGCTGCATCGACGGCGGCTTCACCTCCGTCATGATCGACGCCTCCTCCAAGCCCTTTGCTGAGAACATCGAGATCACCAAGAAGGTCGTTGAGTACGCTCACGATCACGGCGTGGTCGTCGAGGCCGAGCTGGGCGCTCTGGCCGGCGTAGAGGACGAGGTCAACGTGTCCGCTGAGGATTCCCACTACACCCGTCCCGAGGAGGTCGAGGAGTTCGTTACCAAGACTGGTTGTGACTCCCTGGCCATCGCCATCGGCACCAGCCACGGCGCTTACAAGTTCACCGCCGCTCAGTGCACCCGCAATGAGAAGGGCGAGCTGGTTCCCCCGCCCCTGCGCTTTGACATCCTGGACGAGGTCGTCAAGCGTCTGCCCGGCTTCCCCATCGTTCTCCACGGTTCTTCTTCCGTGCCCCAGGAGTACGTGAAGATGATCAACGAGAACGGCGGCAAGATGCCCGACGCCGTGGGTATTCCCGAGGAGCAGCTGCGTCAGGCTGCCCGGGGCGCTGTTTGTAAGATCAACATCGACTCCGACCTGCGTCTGGCCATGACCGGCACCATCCGTCAGTTCTTTAACGAGCATCCCGACAAGTTCGATCCTCGTGAGTATCTGAAGCCCGCCCGCGCTAACATCAAGGAGCTGGTCAAGCACAAGCTGGTCTACGTGCTGGGCTGCGACGGTAAGGCCTAATCCTTTCTGTCTGTTTTAACCATGCCCCATCTGCGGGGAACGGCAGTATTGCCGTTCCCCGCGTTTTTTATTTCCGGAAGAGAAAGGGGCTGGCATCGTAACCTGGGATATGGTATGATAAATATGTATGCCCAATCAGGGCGGTGCCCGCCGACTAAGGAGGATGCACCACAGGTTTCGGCGCATGACCGCGCCTTTTGATATTATCCGAAAGGACCGAATACTATGGCGACCCAAAAGAAGTCCAGCACCAGCCGGAAGACGTCCTCCGCTGGGAAACGAAAAACCACATCGTCCAGCTCGTCCCGGAGCAAAAAGCCAGCATCTGGGAAGGGGAGAAGCAGTTCGTCTGCTAATAGACCCTTCCGCCGGGAAGCAGGAGCGGTGATCTGCCTGCTGCTGGCCATCTTCTCCGCCTTTGGCTATTTCCATATGAAGGCGCTGTTCATTGACTTTTTCTGCGGACTGGTCAAGGGACTGTTTGGCTACGGCTTTTGGCTGGTGCCGCCCGCTTTGCTGCTGGGCAGCTATATCCTGGCCTTCCACCGGGGACGCCCGGTGGCTCTGCGCCTGACATGCGCCTTGTCTCTGCCGGGGGTATTTGCCTGCACTGTTCATGGCCTTTTGAATCCAGTGCTGCCCTGGGATGCCACTCTGCTTAAGACCTTGTGGGCCGGAGGCGAGGCCATGAGAAGCGGCGGCGCCCTGTCGGGTACCGTGGCCCAGGCCTTTGTCCAAGTGTTCAGCAGCATCGGCGCCACCGTGGTCTTTGTGCTGGCCTTCCTGCTTCTGGCTCTTGGGGCCTTTAACCGCACCATTGTAGATGTGGCCGACTGGATCTTCAACCGCCCGGAGTACGAGCCCCAGGAGATCCCGGAGCGTCCCCGCCGTCAGGCTCCCGCACCGGCTGCCAGAGTGGAGACCAAGACTGCCCGGAGCCGATCCGCCGACATCGATATCCCGGTAGAGGATGGACCTCTGGTGGGCAAGGAGCCCCAGCCCACTCCGGCACCGGAGAAGCGCAAGGGCAGCTTCTTTAACCGGATATCCCGGGTGCCTGCTCCCGATCAGCTGCTGAGAGGTACTGCCGAGGCCAGCCCGGCGCAGCCCGAGCAGACTGTCATGCCGGAACCGGAGCCGGTTAAGACAAAGACGGAACCCGCGGCCGATCCCATCTTTACCACTCCGCCTCCGCCCGTCCAGCCCGACCCTATCTTTGCCCCGGAGGCTGAGGTTGCAGAACCTGTAAAGGAAATTCCCTTCGCGGAAGAAGCGGCCCCCGTTGTGCCTCCTGCCCCGGCTCCCATGGCTATGCCTGAGATCGTCCGGGAGCCCGCTGTGCCCAAGATGACCCAGCAGGAGAGCCAGCAGGCTGCTCAGGAGGTCTCCGCCCATATCCAGCAGGGGCTCTCTCAGCAGACGCCTCCTTACCAATACCCGCCCCTGGAGCTGCTTCAGGAGGGGAAGGGAGAGCTGGGGGGAGAGGCACTGGGCGAGCTCAGTGCCAACCGTCAGCGGCTCAGCGATACCATCCACTCCTTCGGCATCGACGCTAACATTGTCAACGTGGTGCGCGGCCCCTCGGTTACCCGGTATGAGCTGGAGCTGGACCAGGGCGTGCGTCTCAACAAGCTGACCAATCTGGCCGACGATATCGCCCTGGCTCTGGGTGCCACCGGCGTGCGTATCGCGCCTATTCCGGACAAGATCTCGGTGGTGGGTATCGAGGTACCTAACAAGGTGGTCTCGCCCGTGTCCATTCACTCGGTCATCGCTTCCCAGGCCTTCACTGGCAGTAAATCTAAGGTATCCTTTGCCGTAGGTAAGGACATCAGCGGACAAGCCATCGTAGGGGACATTGGAAAGCTTCCTCACTTGCTTATCGCTGGTACCACTGGCTCCGGTAAGTCGGTGTGTACCAACTCTCTGATTATTTCCCTCCTTTATAAAGCCAGCCCCGAAGAGGTTCGTCTCATCATGGTGGACCCGAAAATGGTAGAGCTGGGCATTTACAACGGCATTCCCCATCTGCTGATTCCCGTGGTCACCGACCCCAAAAAGGCGGCCGGAGCCCTGCAATGGGCGGTCACTGAGATGATGAAGCGCTACCGCACCTTCTCTGAGGTGGGCGTGCGCAAGCTGGAGGAGTACAACGCCCTGGCCGCTAAGACCGAGGGCATGGAAAAAATGCCCTCCATCGTAGTAGTCATCGATGAGTTGGCCGATCTGATGCTGGTGGCGGCCAAAGAGGTGGAAGAATCCATCTGCCGTGTGGCTCAGATGGGCCGTGCCGCCGGGATGCACCTGGTCATCGCCACCCAGCGTCCCTCTGCCGACGTGATTACCGGCCTCATGAAGGCCAACATCCCCAGCCGCATCGCCTTCGCCGTGGCCTCCGCGATGGAGTCCCGCATCATCCTGGATACTCAGGGCGCAGAAAAACTGGTGGGCCGGGGCGACATGCTCTTTGCTCCGCTGGGCAGCGGCAAGCCCACCCGAGTCCAGGGCTGCTTTATCTCCGACGGTGAGGTGGCCTCGGTGGTGGACTTTGTCAAGAAAAACAGCGGTGCGGCCCAGTATGACGATCAGGTCATGCAGGAGATCGAGCACCATGCCGCTGAGAAGGACAAGGGCGCCAAGGGCGTGGGCGGCTCCAATCCCATGGAAAACGGGGATGAGGAATACGACGAGCTCATCAATGCCGCCGCCGAGGTGGTGGTGGAGACCGGGCAGGCCTCGGTGTCCATGCTCCAGCGGCGGCTCAAGCTGGGCTATGCCCGGGCTGCCCGACTAGTGGACCAGTTGGAGGAGAAGGGCATCGTAGGTCCCTTTGAGGGCTCCAAGGCCCGGCAGCTGCTCATTACCAAGGAGCAGTGGCAGGAGATGAAGTACCGCCAGGGCATTGTTTCCGACGCCCCGGGCGGTGCGCCGGAACCGCCGACTCCTGCGCCTGCTGCACCCACACCCGCCCAGGATGCTCCGCCCTTTGACCTTGACGATGGGGTGGACCGGGCTCAGGAGGATACCTTTTAAAAGGAGCACACTATGACCTGTCACGTTCCCCGTCTGCTGCTGGCCGCTCCGGCCAGCGGCAGCGGCAAAACCACCCTCACCTGCGCCCTGCTGCGGGTGCTGGAGCGCCGTGGGCTTTCTCCCTGCGCCTTCAAGTGCGGGCCGGACTACATCGACCCCATGTTTCACCGCAGCGTACTGGGGCTGCCCAGCCGAAATCTGGACCTGTTTTTTTCCTCTCCCGATGAAGTGCGGCGCAATCTGGCTCTGGGAGCTCAGGGCCGGGGCGCGGCAGTCATCGAGGGTGTTATGGGCTATTATGATGGGGTAGGAGGGGGCGAGCGGGCCAGCAGCTGGCACGTGGCCGAAGTCACCCAGACCCCGACCATTTTGGTGGCGGAGCCGAAAGGCTCCGCCCTTACCCTGGCGGCGGTCTTGCAGGGACTTGCCCGGTTCCGTCAGCCCAGCCAGGTGGCGGGGGTGCTCCTCAATGGGACCACTCCTGCCATGGCTGCCCGGCTCAGCCAGGACATCCAGCGGGAAACCGGGCTGCCCGTGTTAGGCTGTCTGCCCCGCCTGCCTGAATGCTCCATCCCCAGCCGCCACCTGGGACTCTATACCCCGGGGGAGATCAAGGACCTGGGGGAGCGGGTGGAGAAGCTGGCGGATGCCTTGGAACAATACGCCGATGTAGACGGATTGCTGGAGCTTGCACAGTCCGCACCGCCTTTAGAGATTCCGGAAGAGCAGGAGACACCAGAGGTGCCTGCTGGAGTACTGGCAGTAGCCTGGGATGAAGCTTTCTGCTTCTACTACCGGGAGAATCTGGAGCTCTTAAAGCGTTGCGGCCTAGCTATCGTAAAGTTTAGTCCCTTGTCAGATAAACGGCTTCCGGAGGGTGCCTGCGGGGTCTATCTGGGGGGCGGCTATCCAGAGCTGTACGCCCAAATGCTTAGTGAAAATGTCTCTATGAGGAAGGCTCTGCGTGAAGCTGCCGAGGCGGACATGCCTATTTTAGCCGAGTGCGGAGGATTCCTCTACTTGCAGCAGACCCTGGAGGATTCCCAGGGCAAGGCCTGGCCCATAACTGGAATTTTGAAGGGAGCCGGATACCGAACCGGGCGGCTGCAGCGCTTTGGATATGTGACGCTGCACTCCTTGGAGGACAGTGCCTATCTGCGCTCCGGGGAGACCGTGGCCGCCCACGAGTTTCACCGCTGGGACTGTACCCAGAACGGACAAGCCTGTCTGGCTCAAAAGCCTGAGAGTGAGAAACACTGGAATTGCATGGTTTGTAAGGGGAATCTGCTTGCCGGATTTCCTCACTTATATCTGCCGTCCTGCCCCCAAGTGGCCCGGCGGTTTTCCGACGCCTGCCGCCGGTGGAAGGAGAGATGATTATGGAACTGGAAGAACTGCTGGCTGCCATTACCCCGGCGGATCAAAGCGCCATGGATGGCTGCCGGAAAAACTGGGATGCCATTGCCAAGCCGCTCAACGGCTTAGGCCATCTGGAGGAGATGCTGGTGCGGGTGGCAGGAGCCACCGGAAAAACGGATCTGTCCCTAGGTGCTAAAGCAGTGGCCGTGTTCTGTGCCGACAATGGGGTTGTGGCCCAGGGAGTGACCCAGACTGGGCAGGAGGTCACCTTGGCGGTGGCCAAAGCTTTAGGCGAGGGGTGTTCCTCGGTGTGCCACATGGCCCGGGTAGCGGGAGCGAAGGTAGTCCCAGTGGATGTGGGTATACTGGCCCATGCCCCTGTGCCCGGAGTACGGGATTTATCTGTCCGCCCAGGTACTGCTGATATGACAAAAGGTCCTGCCATGAGCCGGGAAGAGGCCCAGACTGCCCTGATGGCCGGGGCACAGATCGCCATGGAGCTGGATGACCAGGACATCGCCCTGCTGGCGGCGGGGGAGATGGGCATTGGCAACACCACCACTACCGCTGCGGTGACCAGCGTGCTGCTGGATCTGCCTCCCTCGGTGACTGCCGGGCGCGGGGCAGGTCTTTCTGACGCTGGTCTGGTGCACAAGGTGACGGTCATCCAGCGGGCCTTGGTACAGAACCAACCAAACCGAAAAGATCCTCTGGATGTTTTAAATAAAGTGGGCGGACTTGACATCGCTGCTATGACAGGGTTCTACCTGGGAGCAGCGGCTCGGAACCGTCCGGTGCTGCTGGACGGAGCCATCTCCTGTGCGGCGGCTCTGCTGGCGGTGCGCCTGTGCCCCAACGCTCGAAAGGCCATGCTGGCCAGCCACCGTCCTGCGGAGCCCTGCGGGCAGCTTCTGCTCCAGGAATTGGGGCTGGAGCCGGTTCTGGATGCGGGACTCCACCTGGGAGAAGGCACCGGCGCAGTGGCGGCCATGCCGCTGCTGGATATGGCCCTGTCTGTGTATCAGAATATGTCCACCTTCGACCATATGGGGATCGAAGCCTATCAGCCTGACGGCCGGGCGGTGTCCGGCCCTGCCCGAGCGGGGGTAACCCCCTGAGGGCCCTGGTTCTGGGGGGCTCTGCCTGCGGGAAGAGCAGCTGGGCGGAAGATCTTGCTTGCCGCCTGGGCGGTCCCCTGATTTATCTGGCCACCATGGAACCCTGGGGACAGGAGGGCGCGGAGCGTATCACCCGCCACCGCCAGGCCCGTGCAGGCAAAGGGTTTACGACCTTGGAACAGCCCCGAAATTTGGAGACCTGTTCCATTCCGTCTCACTCCACTGTTTTGCTAGAGGACCTGGGCAATCTGGTGGCCAATGAGGTGTTTTCTGGTGAAACCGTGGACAAAAACGCTGCTTTGGCCGCATTAGAACGGGGACTGACTGCTTTGGAGGGCAAAGCGGAGCACTTGGTAGTGGTGGGCAACGATCTCTTCCGGGACGGGGAGGACTATCCCCCGGAGACCATGGCCTATCTGGAGGTGCTCTCCCAGGTTCAGACCAATTTATCAAAACGCTATGACCTGGTGGCCGAGCTGGTGTGCGGTATCCCGGTTATTTGGAAGGGGGAGAGGGTATGAAGTGGCTGCGGGCTGTGGGCATGTCTTTTGCCCTCTACTCCCGGGTGCCCATGCCGCCTCTGGATTGGGAGAGCGAGAGCCGCCGTCTCACGCTATACGTCTTTCCCCTGGTAGGTCTGGCAGTGAGCTCAGCCTGGGCCGTCTGGCTGGCCCTGTGTTGGGCGCTGGAGCTGGGCGCCGTCCTGCGGGCGGTGGGGCTTACCTTGCTGCCTATTCTGGTCACCGGAGGCATCCACATGGACGGCTTCTGCGATGTATGCGACGCCCTGGCCTCCCACCAGAGTCGAGAGCGGAAGCTAGAGATTTTGAAGGACTCCCGGGTGGGAGCTTTTGCCGTTTTGGGCTGTGTGTGCTATCTGTTGGCCTTGTTTGGCCTATGGTATGAAGTGAAAATACCTGACAATGAGACGTTGTGCGCAGTACTGCTGCTGCCCCTTTATAGCCGGTGCCTGTCGGGCTGGGGAGCCTTGCGTCTGCCCAACGCCCGGGGGGATGGCATGCTCTCGGCGGTGACCGGGACGGGCTTCCCCTGGAGCCTGGTGTTGGGCGGGGTACTGTGTGTCCTGGCCTTGGGGGCGTTGAACCCCTGGTATCTGCTGTCGGCGGCAGTGGGACTGGCTGTCTACTTCTACTACAAACATACTGCCCTTAAGGAGTTCGGCGGAGTAACCGGCGATTTGGCGGGGTGGTTTTTGCAGCTGTGTGAACTGGGGTGTCTGGCGGGCCTGGTACTGGCGCAGCGTCTGGAGGCGGTGTTATGATTTTGATTATCGGCGGCCGGAGTGCAGGCAAGCGGGAGTTTGCCAAAACCTTGGGCTGTGACCCAGAAAAAACTTTGCCCGCCCTCCATGCGCTGGAGCCCCTGCCCTCGCTGAAGGATCTGCTGAACTATGAGGCGGTGATCTGCGACGAGGTGGGCTGCGGAGTGGTGCCGATGGAGCGCCATGACCGGGAGCGCCGGGAGGCCATCGGACGGCTGTGCTGCCAGCTGGCCCAAGAGGCCCAGGCCGTATACCGTCTCCAGTGCGGTCTGGCCATGCGTCTGAAATGAAATAAAGAAAGGAAAAGGAGCCAACCATGGAATTCGTTCTCATCCGGCACAGTCTGACGCCGGGTAATTTGGAAAAACAATATGTCGGGTCCACGGACCAACCCTTGGCCCCAGAGGGAGAGGCGCTGGCCCGGGAGCGCCGGGAGCGCATGCCGGACGTGGACGGCCTTTGGGTGTCTCCTTTGAAGCGCTGCCGCCAGACGGCGGAGCTTCTGTTTCCCGGTATGGAGCAGCGCATCATTCAAGACCTTCAGGAGTGTGACTTTGGGGACTATGAATGCAAGACCTGGGAGGAGCTGAAGGACGAGGAAATCTACCGCGCCTGGATCGGCGGGGACATGACCATCACTTTCCCCCATGGAGAGTCCATGGAGCACTTCATTGCCCGCTGCCGCCGTGGCATCCAGACCGTGGCCCAGGAGGCCAAGGCTATGGGCCTGCAGCGACCGGCCATCGTAGCCCACGGAGGTACCTGGCTGGTGGTGATGGGTACCTTCGGCCGTCCGGAGCGCAAGCTCTATGACTGGCAGGTGAAAAACTGCGGAGGCTTCCGAGTGTCTGTGCAGGAAAATCCCTTTACCCTCAAATTATTAGAGGAGCTTTAAACCATGGCACATTTCTTCTGGACGGTCCTGCTGCCCGCTGCAGTTCTGGATTTGCTGCTGGGGGACCCCCACTGGATGCCCCACCCGGTGCGGTGGATGGGACGGACCATCTCTGTGCTGGAGAGACTGCTCCGGCGCCTCTTTCCTAAGACCCCAGCAGGGGAACGCGGGGCCGGAATCGTTCTGGCTCTGGCTCTGCCCATCCTGTTTGGCGGCGGCAGCGCCCTGATCTTATGGGGACTGGGTCAAGTATCGCCGTGGCTTAGCTGGGTGGTACAGCTGTGGTTTACCTACCAGCTGCTGGCCGCCCGGTCCCTTCAAAAAGAGAGTATGGCAGTCTGCTACCCCTTAAAAAAGCACGATCTGGATGGGGCACGACAGGCGGTGTCCCGCATTGTGGGTCGGGATACCCAGGCTCTGGATGAGACCGGGGTGGCCAAGGCGGCGGTAGAGACGGTAGCGGAGAACACCTGTGACGGGGTGACCGCCCCGCTGATCTTCCTCTTTCTGGGGGGGCTGCCCGCCGGGATGGCCTACAAGGCAGTGAGTACCCTGGACTCCATGGTAGGCTACAAAAATGAGAAGTACCGCTGGTTTGGCTGGGCCTCCGCCCGGCTGGACGATGTGCTGAACTTTATTCCTGCCCGGCTGTCCGGGCTTTTGATGTGTATCGGGGCAGCGCTGCTGCCTGGCTGCTCTGGCCGACATGCCTGGAAAATCTTCTGGCGGGACCGGCGGAAGCATGCGTCCCCCAACTCTGCCCACACAGAGGCCGCCTGTGCGGGAGCCCTTGAAGTGCAACTGGCAGGGGACGCCAGCTATTTTGGCAAGGTAGTCCACAAGCCCACCCTGGGCGATCCGATCCGCCCGGTAGAGCCGGAGGACATTCCCAGGGCCTGCTGGCTGATGTACGCCACGGCAGCGCTGTTTTTGCTGCTTTTTGCCGGGCTTTCTATATGGTTGTAAGGGGTGAGAAGTGATGGAACGGATCGTTCACGGGGGAGATGTATACGGCGGCAATGCTGGACTGCTGGACTTCTCCGTCTGTCTGAATCCCGCCGGAGCACCCAAGGCGGTTCTGCGCGCCGCCCAGGAGGGGGTCCTGCGCCAGGGCTATCCCGACCCCCAGTGCCGGGGACTGGTCCGTGCCGCCGCCCAGCGGGACGGGGTGGAGGAAGACATGGTGCTGTGGGGCAACGGCTGCGCCGATCTTATTGACCGCTTTGCCCTGAGCCTGAGACCGAAGAAAGCAATTCTCCTTGCCCCTACTTTTGGAGAATACCATCGGGCGCTGGAGGGAGTGGACTGCCAGATAGAGGAGGTGCACCTCTCCCGGAAGAATGGATTTGTTCCCGATCAGGCCCTGCTGGAGGCCATCGTCCCCGGGGTGGAGCTGGTGTTCCTCTGCGATCCCAACAATCCCACCGGGCGGCTGATGGAGGAAGCACTTTTATATCAAATCCTGGCCCGCTGCTGTCAGGTGGGAGCCATGCTGGCGGTGGACCAGTGCTTTCTGGAGCTCACCGCCGCCCGGCCTGACCGCTTGACTGACCAGTTGGCGGGAGGAAACCTGATTTTGTTCCGGGCATTGACAAAAAGCTATGCTCTGGCCGGGCTGCGCCTGGGCTATTGTCTGTGCGGAGATCGGGCGTTGCTGGAGCAGATGGCCCGCATCTTACAGCCCTGGCCGGTATCGATCCCGGCACAGATAGCAGGGGAATGTGCTTTACAGTCATTTCCCCGCTGGCCTTTTACATGTTTTCCCCAGATCGAGGGAGAACGGAACAAACTTCAAGCTGCCCTGGAGGAACTGGGGCTGTGGGTGTGCCCATCGGAGAGCTGCTTTCTGCTCTTTTGCGGCCTGGAGGACCTGGGGAAGCGCTTGCGAGAGAATGGTATTCTGGTGCGGGACTGCGCCAACTATACTGGTCTGGGGCCGGGGTGGTACCGGGTGGGACTTCGTACCCCGGAGGAAAACAGGCGGCTGATCGCCGCATTGAGAGCGCTGCTGAGAGGAGAATAACATGCCGGCAAAATCCATTATGATCCAGGGAACCATGTCCAACGCGGGCAAAAGCGTGTTGGCGGCGGGACTGTGCCGCATCTTCCGCCAGGACGGCTACAAGGT
Encoded here:
- a CDS encoding 6-phosphofructokinase encodes the protein MNQLTGACIIGQSGGPTAVINASAQGVIQTALKADCITRVLGAAHGIKGVLDDKLYDMAQEDPAELDLLQYTPSSALGSCRYKLADPDVDDTDYKRILEIFQKYNVRYFFYNGGNDSMDTCNKISKYMQKVGYECRIMGVPKTIDNDLNGTDHCPGFASAAKYIATSCAEVWQDAHVYDTGMITVVEIMGRHAGWLAGSAALASLTGCGPDLVYLPETDFDMDKFLADVKAIYEKTGKCMVAVSEGIHYADGTFVSEAKTSATDGFGHAQLGGLAALLAETVKNATGAKVRGIELSLLQRCGSHVASRTDVTEAWQAGAAAVEAAVAGTTDKMVAFKCTREGGYKCETVLQPLDIVANFEKKVPREWINEAGNGVKQEFIDYVLPLIQGEANTPKENSLPRFAHLKKVLTTSM
- a CDS encoding cobyrinate a,c-diamide synthase translates to MTCHVPRLLLAAPASGSGKTTLTCALLRVLERRGLSPCAFKCGPDYIDPMFHRSVLGLPSRNLDLFFSSPDEVRRNLALGAQGRGAAVIEGVMGYYDGVGGGERASSWHVAEVTQTPTILVAEPKGSALTLAAVLQGLARFRQPSQVAGVLLNGTTPAMAARLSQDIQRETGLPVLGCLPRLPECSIPSRHLGLYTPGEIKDLGERVEKLADALEQYADVDGLLELAQSAPPLEIPEEQETPEVPAGVLAVAWDEAFCFYYRENLELLKRCGLAIVKFSPLSDKRLPEGACGVYLGGGYPELYAQMLSENVSMRKALREAAEADMPILAECGGFLYLQQTLEDSQGKAWPITGILKGAGYRTGRLQRFGYVTLHSLEDSAYLRSGETVAAHEFHRWDCTQNGQACLAQKPESEKHWNCMVCKGNLLAGFPHLYLPSCPQVARRFSDACRRWKER
- the cobT gene encoding nicotinate-nucleotide--dimethylbenzimidazole phosphoribosyltransferase, whose product is MELEELLAAITPADQSAMDGCRKNWDAIAKPLNGLGHLEEMLVRVAGATGKTDLSLGAKAVAVFCADNGVVAQGVTQTGQEVTLAVAKALGEGCSSVCHMARVAGAKVVPVDVGILAHAPVPGVRDLSVRPGTADMTKGPAMSREEAQTALMAGAQIAMELDDQDIALLAAGEMGIGNTTTTAAVTSVLLDLPPSVTAGRGAGLSDAGLVHKVTVIQRALVQNQPNRKDPLDVLNKVGGLDIAAMTGFYLGAAARNRPVLLDGAISCAAALLAVRLCPNARKAMLASHRPAEPCGQLLLQELGLEPVLDAGLHLGEGTGAVAAMPLLDMALSVYQNMSTFDHMGIEAYQPDGRAVSGPARAGVTP
- a CDS encoding bifunctional adenosylcobinamide kinase/adenosylcobinamide-phosphate guanylyltransferase encodes the protein MGGPLIYLATMEPWGQEGAERITRHRQARAGKGFTTLEQPRNLETCSIPSHSTVLLEDLGNLVANEVFSGETVDKNAALAALERGLTALEGKAEHLVVVGNDLFRDGEDYPPETMAYLEVLSQVQTNLSKRYDLVAELVCGIPVIWKGERV
- a CDS encoding histidine phosphatase family protein — encoded protein: MEFVLIRHSLTPGNLEKQYVGSTDQPLAPEGEALARERRERMPDVDGLWVSPLKRCRQTAELLFPGMEQRIIQDLQECDFGDYECKTWEELKDEEIYRAWIGGDMTITFPHGESMEHFIARCRRGIQTVAQEAKAMGLQRPAIVAHGGTWLVVMGTFGRPERKLYDWQVKNCGGFRVSVQENPFTLKLLEEL
- the fba gene encoding class II fructose-1,6-bisphosphate aldolase, which gives rise to MPLVTTTEMFKKAYDGGYAIGAFNVNNMEIVQGITEAAKEVNAPLILQVSKGARAYANHTYLVKLVEAAIIETGLPICLHLDHGDSFETCKSCIDGGFTSVMIDASSKPFAENIEITKKVVEYAHDHGVVVEAELGALAGVEDEVNVSAEDSHYTRPEEVEEFVTKTGCDSLAIAIGTSHGAYKFTAAQCTRNEKGELVPPPLRFDILDEVVKRLPGFPIVLHGSSSVPQEYVKMINENGGKMPDAVGIPEEQLRQAARGAVCKINIDSDLRLAMTGTIRQFFNEHPDKFDPREYLKPARANIKELVKHKLVYVLGCDGKA
- a CDS encoding bifunctional adenosylcobinamide kinase/adenosylcobinamide-phosphate guanylyltransferase codes for the protein MILIIGGRSAGKREFAKTLGCDPEKTLPALHALEPLPSLKDLLNYEAVICDEVGCGVVPMERHDRERREAIGRLCCQLAQEAQAVYRLQCGLAMRLK
- a CDS encoding DNA translocase FtsK, translated to MATQKKSSTSRKTSSAGKRKTTSSSSSRSKKPASGKGRSSSSANRPFRREAGAVICLLLAIFSAFGYFHMKALFIDFFCGLVKGLFGYGFWLVPPALLLGSYILAFHRGRPVALRLTCALSLPGVFACTVHGLLNPVLPWDATLLKTLWAGGEAMRSGGALSGTVAQAFVQVFSSIGATVVFVLAFLLLALGAFNRTIVDVADWIFNRPEYEPQEIPERPRRQAPAPAARVETKTARSRSADIDIPVEDGPLVGKEPQPTPAPEKRKGSFFNRISRVPAPDQLLRGTAEASPAQPEQTVMPEPEPVKTKTEPAADPIFTTPPPPVQPDPIFAPEAEVAEPVKEIPFAEEAAPVVPPAPAPMAMPEIVREPAVPKMTQQESQQAAQEVSAHIQQGLSQQTPPYQYPPLELLQEGKGELGGEALGELSANRQRLSDTIHSFGIDANIVNVVRGPSVTRYELELDQGVRLNKLTNLADDIALALGATGVRIAPIPDKISVVGIEVPNKVVSPVSIHSVIASQAFTGSKSKVSFAVGKDISGQAIVGDIGKLPHLLIAGTTGSGKSVCTNSLIISLLYKASPEEVRLIMVDPKMVELGIYNGIPHLLIPVVTDPKKAAGALQWAVTEMMKRYRTFSEVGVRKLEEYNALAAKTEGMEKMPSIVVVIDELADLMLVAAKEVEESICRVAQMGRAAGMHLVIATQRPSADVITGLMKANIPSRIAFAVASAMESRIILDTQGAEKLVGRGDMLFAPLGSGKPTRVQGCFISDGEVASVVDFVKKNSGAAQYDDQVMQEIEHHAAEKDKGAKGVGGSNPMENGDEEYDELINAAAEVVVETGQASVSMLQRRLKLGYARAARLVDQLEEKGIVGPFEGSKARQLLITKEQWQEMKYRQGIVSDAPGGAPEPPTPAPAAPTPAQDAPPFDLDDGVDRAQEDTF
- a CDS encoding adenosylcobinamide-GDP ribazoletransferase encodes the protein MKWLRAVGMSFALYSRVPMPPLDWESESRRLTLYVFPLVGLAVSSAWAVWLALCWALELGAVLRAVGLTLLPILVTGGIHMDGFCDVCDALASHQSRERKLEILKDSRVGAFAVLGCVCYLLALFGLWYEVKIPDNETLCAVLLLPLYSRCLSGWGALRLPNARGDGMLSAVTGTGFPWSLVLGGVLCVLALGALNPWYLLSAAVGLAVYFYYKHTALKEFGGVTGDLAGWFLQLCELGCLAGLVLAQRLEAVL